One part of the Deinococcus misasensis DSM 22328 genome encodes these proteins:
- a CDS encoding alginate O-acetyltransferase AlgF produces the protein MKKILLILAMIAPVAHAAPAALYAPQVSADAALLRVVNATSGTITATLPEIAALSVKTNEVSPYRVFQKGNQTLSVKVGNKTLKETLNMEAGRYYTLAIIGDDLKIFTDKTSHNMSKARIHVYNLTAEKSSIKTADGSLTLMNSLPAWGYDMLSVNPVKASLGAFQSKLVGATPETQLQANTAYSLFVFKSSVLWVQNSIQQ, from the coding sequence ATGAAAAAAATACTTCTGATTCTTGCCATGATTGCCCCTGTCGCCCATGCCGCTCCTGCTGCACTTTATGCCCCTCAGGTGTCTGCCGATGCTGCCCTCTTGCGGGTGGTCAATGCGACCTCTGGCACCATCACGGCCACACTGCCTGAGATCGCTGCCCTGAGCGTGAAAACCAACGAAGTCAGCCCTTACCGGGTGTTTCAAAAAGGCAACCAGACCCTGAGCGTCAAGGTGGGGAACAAAACCCTCAAAGAGACCCTCAACATGGAAGCCGGGCGTTACTACACGCTGGCCATCATTGGGGATGACCTGAAAATCTTCACCGACAAGACCAGCCATAACATGAGCAAAGCCCGCATCCATGTGTACAACCTGACTGCAGAAAAAAGCAGCATCAAAACTGCAGACGGCTCCCTCACCCTGATGAACAGCCTGCCTGCCTGGGGTTACGACATGCTGAGTGTCAATCCGGTGAAAGCCAGCCTCGGGGCTTTCCAGAGCAAATTGGTTGGTGCCACCCCCGAAACCCAACTGCAGGCCAACACCGCTTACAGCCTGTTCGTGTTCAAAAGCAGCGTGCTGTGGGTGCAGAACAGCATCCAGCAATAA
- a CDS encoding Ig-like domain-containing protein: MMKRFKHHHFALTALGALALTACSQTPSSLTTTDQAVKGQAAAGFYVSNGKLVDPNGVPFLFQGINYPFSWYDSSKRPTSNDFAAMRAKGANNVRIVLSSGCRGWHKSSAAEVSSLINMAKANKMVAVLEVHDTTGYGEDGGACTLDNAANYWLEVKSALVGQEAYAIVNIGNEPWGNNNPGGWIGATKSAIQKLRSNGIKNTLMIDGPNWGQDWSNTMKNNARDVWNSDVDKNMIFSIHMYGSYKDSGSANGYIDSFVSQGLPLVVGEFANYQGGNNIDAYAIMSASRKVNGYIGWSWSGNGGGDIPLDMVNNFDANSPTPWGNIIFNDLRTSKVATHLDTVTPPPPPPPTGGITKTGERCGEWDKIQVGPYIYVNNTWGSYKTTGWKQCLQIGTNSAGQTVYGWNWNWPGWDKTVYSYPEIIYGYKPWDNMTSTDPRFPMKVNGMPNVQMTWDVTATRTGHYDFAPEIWLTNVPGDGPAKLANITTEIMIWLDYDAAAAPSDTRWGTATIDGVNYDIYTMNITASGASWKFIAYKGPAGRNSGTLNVDKFVKDAVAQGLANGEHYMSGIEFGDESSGGTGDVWVNKFEVKVNTTPTNNAPTVSLTAPTEGQNFAAGTTVNVAANASDSDGTVTKVDFYVDNVLKLSDTTAPYTYAATGLTTGAHSIKATATDNGGLSSSVTRNITVGTVNTPPTLSVSSPTEGQSFTAGSTVNVAATATDSDGVAKVEFYVDNVLKLSDTVAPYAYSAAGLTAGAHSVRVVATDTKGAATTVTRNFSLGTTPPPTGACKVVYTKQNDWGTGATVNLDITNTGTTAVSNWTFGWSFAGTEKVRDLWNGTFTQTGQSVSVKPASWNGTINPGQTIQVGYNVDYTGTLNAPATFTLNGQACSK; the protein is encoded by the coding sequence ATGATGAAACGGTTCAAACACCACCATTTTGCGCTCACTGCACTAGGCGCCCTTGCGCTTACGGCATGCAGCCAAACCCCGAGCAGCCTGACCACAACGGATCAAGCTGTGAAAGGTCAGGCCGCAGCAGGCTTCTATGTTTCAAACGGCAAACTGGTGGATCCCAACGGTGTGCCTTTCCTTTTCCAGGGCATCAACTACCCCTTCTCCTGGTATGACAGCAGCAAGCGCCCCACCAGCAATGATTTCGCTGCCATGCGCGCCAAAGGGGCCAACAATGTTCGCATCGTGCTGAGCAGCGGCTGCCGTGGATGGCACAAGAGCTCTGCTGCAGAAGTCAGCAGCCTGATCAACATGGCCAAAGCCAACAAGATGGTGGCCGTGCTGGAAGTCCACGACACCACCGGCTACGGTGAAGACGGCGGGGCCTGCACCCTCGACAATGCCGCCAACTACTGGCTGGAAGTCAAGAGCGCTCTGGTCGGACAGGAAGCCTACGCCATCGTCAACATCGGCAACGAGCCCTGGGGCAACAACAACCCCGGAGGCTGGATTGGGGCCACCAAGTCTGCCATCCAGAAACTGCGCAGCAACGGCATCAAAAACACCCTCATGATTGACGGACCCAACTGGGGACAGGACTGGTCCAACACCATGAAGAACAATGCCCGCGACGTGTGGAACAGCGACGTGGACAAAAACATGATCTTCTCGATCCACATGTACGGCTCCTACAAAGACTCGGGTTCCGCAAACGGTTACATCGACTCTTTCGTGAGTCAGGGGCTTCCTCTGGTTGTCGGCGAATTTGCCAACTATCAAGGTGGAAACAACATCGATGCCTACGCCATCATGAGCGCCAGCAGAAAAGTCAACGGCTACATTGGCTGGTCCTGGTCTGGCAACGGTGGTGGAGACATCCCCCTCGACATGGTCAACAACTTCGATGCCAACAGCCCAACCCCATGGGGCAACATCATCTTCAATGACCTGCGCACCTCCAAGGTGGCCACCCACCTTGACACCGTGACCCCACCCCCACCCCCCCCACCCACCGGCGGCATCACCAAAACCGGTGAACGCTGTGGCGAATGGGACAAAATTCAAGTTGGGCCATACATCTACGTCAACAACACCTGGGGCAGCTACAAAACCACCGGCTGGAAGCAGTGCTTGCAGATTGGCACCAACAGCGCTGGCCAGACCGTGTACGGCTGGAACTGGAACTGGCCCGGCTGGGACAAAACCGTGTACTCCTACCCCGAGATCATCTACGGATACAAGCCCTGGGACAACATGACCTCCACCGACCCCCGTTTCCCCATGAAGGTCAATGGCATGCCCAATGTGCAAATGACCTGGGATGTGACCGCCACCCGCACCGGCCACTACGATTTCGCACCTGAAATCTGGCTCACCAACGTTCCCGGTGATGGCCCCGCCAAACTGGCCAACATCACCACCGAAATCATGATCTGGCTGGATTACGATGCTGCGGCTGCACCTTCCGACACCCGATGGGGCACCGCCACCATCGACGGCGTGAACTACGACATCTACACCATGAACATCACCGCCAGCGGAGCCAGCTGGAAGTTCATTGCCTACAAAGGCCCAGCTGGACGCAACTCTGGCACCCTGAACGTGGACAAATTCGTTAAAGATGCAGTGGCCCAGGGTCTTGCCAACGGCGAACACTACATGAGCGGCATCGAGTTCGGCGACGAGTCCTCTGGTGGCACTGGAGACGTGTGGGTCAACAAATTTGAAGTGAAGGTGAACACCACCCCCACCAACAATGCCCCCACGGTGTCCCTCACCGCCCCCACCGAAGGTCAGAACTTCGCTGCTGGAACCACCGTGAATGTGGCTGCCAATGCCTCTGACTCTGATGGGACCGTCACCAAAGTGGACTTCTACGTGGACAACGTCCTGAAGCTCTCTGACACCACTGCCCCTTACACCTATGCTGCCACTGGCCTGACCACTGGAGCACACAGCATCAAGGCCACCGCCACCGACAACGGTGGACTGAGCAGCAGTGTCACCCGCAACATCACCGTGGGCACCGTCAATACCCCACCCACCCTGAGCGTTTCCAGCCCCACTGAAGGCCAGAGCTTTACCGCTGGCAGCACGGTCAACGTGGCCGCCACTGCCACCGACAGCGATGGGGTCGCCAAAGTGGAATTCTATGTAGACAATGTCCTGAAGCTCTCTGACACCGTTGCCCCTTACGCTTACAGTGCTGCTGGCCTCACCGCTGGAGCCCACAGTGTGCGTGTGGTCGCCACCGACACCAAGGGTGCAGCCACCACCGTCACCCGCAACTTCAGCCTCGGCACCACCCCTCCTCCCACGGGAGCCTGCAAAGTGGTGTACACCAAGCAGAACGACTGGGGCACCGGAGCCACCGTCAACCTGGACATCACCAACACCGGAACCACCGCGGTCAGCAACTGGACCTTCGGCTGGAGCTTCGCTGGCACCGAGAAAGTGCGTGACCTCTGGAACGGCACCTTCACCCAGACCGGCCAGAGCGTGAGCGTCAAACCTGCCAGCTGGAACGGCACCATCAACCCTGGTCAGACCATTCAAGTGGGTTACAACGTGGATTACACGGGCACCCTGAACGCCCCTGCCACCTTCACCCTCAACGGTCAAGCCTGCAGCAAGTGA
- a CDS encoding alginate O-acetyltransferase AlgX-related protein translates to MKGLTYAFTAMMACGLVASGFTLPKTIQKSPSGAALSRTFSELFPQKSKLVEVAAASRFVTLRGHDDQVRLGQNGWIYLTQELRPQSEKVQHYQQHVQAIAKVKEQLKAQGTTLVVLIVPTKARIYPEHLPALLPTGYLQDGYQEVQNLLHQAGVQTIDALTPLLEAKESSKEPLYYLSDTHYNPLGAKVVADAAGAKLRTLFPDLPETRFNTTLKANLYERPGDLIGLMSLQHAPAGMRPKGDMQQDEETLAEESLNAGLLGDPTPGVVLTGSSYSLRANFYGRLQQASSTKIINLAREGSGFDGSLRTYLKNPEPYPEVLIWEFSERFLYLPLDEKSPGVARP, encoded by the coding sequence ATGAAAGGATTGACTTACGCATTTACTGCAATGATGGCCTGTGGACTGGTGGCCTCGGGGTTCACCTTGCCGAAGACCATCCAGAAAAGCCCCTCTGGTGCTGCCCTGTCCCGCACGTTTTCCGAACTTTTTCCTCAAAAATCCAAACTGGTGGAGGTGGCAGCCGCATCCCGTTTTGTCACTTTGCGTGGTCATGACGATCAGGTGCGCCTCGGGCAAAACGGCTGGATTTACCTGACCCAGGAACTGCGTCCCCAGAGTGAAAAAGTCCAGCATTACCAGCAACATGTGCAGGCCATTGCAAAAGTGAAAGAACAACTGAAAGCACAGGGCACCACGCTGGTGGTTCTGATTGTGCCCACCAAAGCACGGATTTATCCAGAGCACCTGCCAGCCCTGTTGCCCACAGGATACCTGCAAGACGGATATCAGGAAGTGCAAAACCTGCTGCATCAGGCAGGGGTGCAAACCATTGATGCCCTGACCCCTCTGCTGGAAGCCAAAGAGTCCAGCAAGGAACCCCTGTACTACCTCTCGGACACGCACTACAACCCACTCGGGGCAAAAGTGGTCGCCGATGCTGCAGGTGCAAAACTGCGCACCCTGTTTCCCGATTTGCCCGAGACCCGTTTCAACACCACCCTGAAAGCCAACCTGTACGAAAGGCCCGGCGACCTGATCGGCTTGATGTCTCTGCAGCACGCCCCTGCAGGGATGCGCCCCAAGGGAGACATGCAGCAAGACGAAGAAACCCTTGCCGAAGAATCGCTGAATGCTGGCTTGCTGGGTGATCCCACACCCGGCGTGGTGCTCACTGGCAGCAGTTACTCCCTGAGGGCCAACTTCTATGGCCGTTTGCAGCAGGCCAGCAGCACCAAAATCATCAACCTTGCCCGTGAAGGCAGCGGTTTTGATGGCAGCCTGCGCACCTACCTGAAAAACCCCGAGCCTTACCCCGAGGTCTTGATCTGGGAATTCAGTGAACGCTTCCTGTACCTGCCCCTCGACGAAAAATCTCCGGGCGTTGCCCGCCCCTGA
- a CDS encoding MBOAT family O-acyltransferase, translating into MPFSSWLFVFCFLPLMLGAYHLTPQRHRLVLLMLVSWGFYALWDVRFLLVLLGVSLVAHLTGEWVSKTDKNNAKTILTVGVVINLLALGVFKYLNFGIETFNALLTRLNLPEMASVQLLLPLGLSFYVFNSISYMVDVYRKDGPRGTFWSVSAHLGAFMHVMNGPILHYKKYHALFTKLPQPTFEDYQAGITRFVVGFSKKVLLADPLGPLVQASFSQPNPTVLDSWVGMFAYTIQLYFDFSGYSDMAIGVARMMGFRYPENFNHPYLARSVTEFWQRWHLSLSNFLKNYLYFSLGGNRKGQGRTYLNLMLTMTIGGLWHGANWTFVIWGAWNGFFLTLERFLKDKFNLPAPPVFYALPKTLLLIMMSRLFFRSDTVTQALGMFAGLVGVHGVAFSPAVALSVTPERVLTLLIATVVVFTGPWFNRQMAGTGGSKVWQGVAQFGLLLVFVQAMLMVGVQDFTPFLYFRF; encoded by the coding sequence ATGCCATTCAGCAGCTGGTTGTTTGTGTTTTGTTTCTTGCCCTTGATGCTCGGGGCTTACCACCTGACCCCCCAGAGGCACCGACTGGTGCTCTTGATGCTGGTCAGCTGGGGCTTTTATGCTTTGTGGGATGTGCGCTTCCTGTTGGTCCTGTTGGGGGTCAGTCTGGTGGCCCACCTGACCGGAGAATGGGTCAGCAAAACAGACAAAAACAACGCCAAAACCATTTTGACTGTTGGTGTGGTGATCAACCTGCTCGCCCTCGGGGTGTTCAAGTACCTGAACTTCGGCATTGAGACCTTCAATGCCCTCCTGACCCGCCTGAACCTGCCCGAGATGGCTTCCGTGCAACTCTTGCTTCCTCTGGGCCTGAGTTTTTACGTGTTCAACTCGATTTCTTACATGGTGGATGTGTACCGCAAAGATGGACCCAGAGGCACCTTCTGGTCGGTGAGTGCGCACCTCGGGGCCTTCATGCATGTGATGAACGGACCCATCCTGCATTACAAAAAGTACCATGCCCTGTTCACCAAATTGCCCCAACCCACTTTTGAGGATTATCAGGCAGGCATCACCCGGTTTGTGGTGGGGTTCAGCAAAAAAGTGCTGCTTGCCGATCCGCTCGGGCCACTGGTGCAAGCCAGCTTCAGCCAGCCCAATCCCACGGTGCTGGACAGTTGGGTGGGCATGTTCGCTTACACCATCCAGCTTTACTTCGACTTCAGCGGTTACAGCGACATGGCCATTGGGGTCGCCCGCATGATGGGATTCCGTTACCCCGAGAACTTCAACCACCCGTATCTGGCCCGAAGTGTCACCGAATTCTGGCAACGCTGGCACCTCAGCCTGTCCAACTTCCTGAAGAACTACCTTTACTTTTCTTTGGGTGGCAACCGCAAAGGTCAGGGGCGCACCTACCTGAACCTGATGCTCACCATGACCATCGGCGGACTCTGGCACGGGGCCAACTGGACTTTCGTGATCTGGGGGGCATGGAACGGCTTTTTCCTCACCCTTGAACGCTTCCTGAAAGACAAATTCAACCTGCCTGCTCCACCCGTCTTTTATGCCCTGCCCAAAACCTTGCTCTTGATCATGATGAGCCGCCTGTTCTTCCGTTCAGACACCGTTACGCAGGCTCTGGGGATGTTTGCAGGTCTGGTGGGTGTCCATGGTGTGGCTTTCAGTCCTGCGGTGGCCCTGTCGGTGACCCCAGAGCGGGTGCTGACCCTTTTGATCGCCACTGTGGTGGTGTTCACTGGTCCGTGGTTCAATCGCCAAATGGCAGGGACCGGAGGCTCAAAAGTCTGGCAGGGTGTGGCGCAGTTCGGACTTTTGCTGGTGTTTGTGCAGGCCATGTTGATGGTGGGGGTGCAGGATTTTACGCCCTTCCTGTACTTCCGCTTCTGA
- a CDS encoding LacI family DNA-binding transcriptional regulator: MPQDDLPTRTDPPTVRELARKAGVSIATVSRALNNTSGISPETREHVLNTALEMGYDLSRLRQQPIRRIGFFLERDHHNASSLVANPFYYPVFMGVEEACRKAKLAMSYCSFALDESIQDIIDLHALDAIVCAGYCPEHVLEAFRKSGKPTVLIDHQAEGLFSVMIDNQTWAYRATQHLLALGRRNLAFIKGPDHPSILERLQGFKDALADSGVALREGFVVTRRPPEAEQGAYTAMQHLLTLKDRPDGVFAYNDASALYAIEACLDAGLRIPEDIAVVGFDDIQAAADHNPSLSTVHIDPAQMGREGVQLLLSGAGGPVVRVGGRLVIRQSTRIRPMDRR; encoded by the coding sequence ATGCCACAAGACGACCTCCCCACCCGCACCGATCCCCCCACCGTTCGTGAGCTTGCCCGAAAAGCCGGGGTGTCGATTGCCACGGTTTCCAGAGCGCTCAACAACACCTCTGGCATCTCTCCAGAAACCCGAGAACATGTGCTGAACACTGCATTGGAAATGGGCTATGACCTGTCCCGGTTGCGCCAGCAGCCCATCCGTCGGATTGGTTTCTTCCTGGAGCGTGATCACCACAATGCCAGCAGTCTGGTGGCCAACCCTTTTTATTACCCTGTTTTCATGGGTGTCGAGGAGGCCTGCCGCAAGGCCAAACTGGCCATGTCTTATTGTTCCTTTGCGCTGGATGAATCGATTCAAGACATCATCGATTTGCATGCTCTGGATGCCATTGTTTGTGCAGGATACTGCCCAGAGCATGTGCTGGAAGCCTTCCGCAAAAGCGGAAAACCCACGGTGCTGATTGACCATCAGGCAGAGGGTCTGTTCAGTGTGATGATTGACAACCAGACCTGGGCTTACCGGGCCACCCAGCACTTGCTGGCCCTCGGGCGCAGGAATCTGGCGTTCATCAAAGGGCCAGACCACCCCAGCATTCTGGAGCGTCTGCAGGGGTTCAAAGATGCCCTTGCTGACAGCGGTGTGGCGCTCAGGGAAGGGTTTGTGGTGACCCGTCGTCCTCCAGAGGCAGAGCAGGGTGCTTACACCGCCATGCAGCACCTCTTGACCCTGAAAGACCGTCCAGATGGGGTTTTTGCTTACAACGATGCCTCGGCACTTTATGCGATTGAAGCCTGTCTGGATGCAGGCTTGCGCATTCCCGAAGACATTGCTGTGGTGGGTTTTGATGACATTCAAGCTGCCGCAGACCACAATCCTTCCCTGAGTACGGTGCACATTGATCCGGCACAGATGGGGCGTGAAGGGGTGCAATTGCTCCTTTCTGGAGCGGGTGGCCCAGTGGTTCGGGTGGGGGGTAGACTGGTGATTCGCCAGAGCACCCGGATCCGTCCCATGGATCGCCGTTGA
- a CDS encoding ATP-binding protein: MKGIPMDVRSLQIPVGWMSLTGGNVTHASASLLSWLGCADVLNLKDLQTDVFDPHQPRTEPFTDRWQYGNQSPVYMHITPIWHADHMELWIENAGQQNQEKQQLERELQHLLRLNAMVADISTRMLLAHPETSCTAIQYGLEQLGTLLDASRAYIFLFDDQDTLNKTFVWRAKGMENEKWVQQVNIQPFPVWLKTLQEGQLIMVPDVHDLPANMRSEQQVLLDLEIHSVMLIPLRQHQQTLGFLGFDRLREPKDWSEQSISALQMFGQAVTHNIHRREQHLLVQKYTHTLDTLIQNLPVGILYEDDTRHVKVTNQAMMDMFGMPFPPAALIGTDCVEGAKQSAQYMQSPEAFLKRIEKIVSDEQTVLQEPVVFQDGRTLERSFVPVRSNDQLTGYLWLYQDITPRLQQEKALKEYHHMLESLFAASPDMIVTWALQDGELYTQLISPSVNRIAGHNAQELGKLPYSKVLQMVHPEDQALAASRMQDLLDGTAEQHQHRMRFLDHTGEYLPAEVHSRPIEGQDGKVHGVVSILRDIRMQLDQENQLLLATERAENANAAKSRFLSRMSHELRTPLNAILASAQMLQMRGLEKPQERGVGRILNAGRHLLSLIDDILDLSRIETGNLNITLQDVYPYSVMEEALDMVRQQAEVHQIQLEMELSELPRVRTDQARLRQILVNLLTNAIKYNHAGGRVKLYPERFSGFLRLHVQDTGIGISDEHKQRVFMPFERFGSMTESAQGTGIGLALSRTLAEHLHARMGFESTLHEGSDFYIDLPLAEQFDTVWVLACPEFCEYLHRNLPDLPVKWQSCAPKDLPELAPFVLNPEALPGPSHWMSDVPEELGALKRQLAERWNLF, translated from the coding sequence ATGAAAGGCATTCCCATGGATGTACGCAGCCTGCAAATCCCGGTGGGTTGGATGAGCCTCACCGGAGGCAACGTGACCCATGCGAGTGCCTCTCTTTTGAGTTGGCTCGGATGTGCAGATGTTCTGAACCTCAAAGACCTGCAAACCGATGTCTTCGATCCCCATCAACCCCGCACAGAACCATTCACAGACCGGTGGCAGTACGGGAACCAATCTCCTGTTTACATGCACATCACACCCATCTGGCATGCAGACCATATGGAGTTGTGGATTGAAAATGCTGGACAGCAAAATCAAGAAAAGCAGCAACTGGAACGCGAACTGCAGCACCTCTTGAGACTGAATGCCATGGTTGCCGACATCAGCACCCGCATGCTGCTGGCGCATCCTGAAACGTCCTGCACAGCCATCCAGTATGGTCTGGAGCAACTCGGGACACTTCTCGATGCCAGTCGGGCATACATCTTTTTGTTTGACGACCAGGACACCCTCAACAAAACCTTTGTGTGGCGTGCCAAAGGCATGGAAAACGAAAAGTGGGTGCAGCAGGTCAACATTCAACCTTTCCCGGTCTGGCTGAAAACCCTGCAGGAAGGTCAACTGATCATGGTGCCGGACGTGCATGATCTGCCTGCAAACATGCGTTCTGAACAACAGGTGTTGCTGGATCTGGAAATCCATTCGGTGATGCTGATTCCTTTGAGGCAACACCAGCAAACCTTGGGTTTTCTGGGCTTTGATCGCCTCAGGGAGCCCAAAGACTGGTCAGAGCAATCCATCTCGGCATTGCAGATGTTTGGACAGGCTGTGACACACAACATCCACCGTCGGGAACAACATCTGCTGGTGCAAAAATACACGCACACCCTAGACACCCTGATCCAGAATCTGCCTGTGGGCATTCTTTATGAAGACGACACCCGCCATGTCAAAGTCACCAATCAGGCCATGATGGACATGTTCGGCATGCCTTTTCCTCCAGCGGCCCTGATTGGCACCGATTGTGTGGAAGGGGCCAAGCAATCTGCGCAGTACATGCAAAGTCCCGAGGCATTCTTGAAGCGCATCGAAAAAATCGTTTCAGATGAACAAACGGTGCTGCAAGAACCTGTGGTGTTTCAGGATGGACGGACCCTTGAACGGTCTTTTGTGCCTGTGCGCTCTAACGACCAGTTGACGGGATACCTCTGGCTGTATCAGGACATCACCCCACGTTTGCAACAGGAAAAAGCCCTCAAAGAGTACCACCACATGTTGGAAAGCCTGTTTGCAGCCTCTCCTGACATGATTGTGACCTGGGCATTGCAGGACGGTGAACTTTACACCCAGCTGATCAGCCCCAGTGTGAACCGCATTGCAGGCCACAACGCACAGGAACTTGGGAAGTTGCCGTACAGCAAGGTGCTGCAGATGGTGCACCCCGAGGATCAAGCTCTGGCCGCTTCCCGAATGCAAGACCTGCTGGATGGAACCGCTGAACAACACCAGCACCGCATGCGCTTTCTGGACCACACTGGCGAATACCTGCCCGCCGAGGTGCACAGCCGTCCCATTGAAGGTCAGGATGGCAAAGTGCATGGGGTGGTGAGCATTCTGCGGGACATCCGCATGCAACTGGATCAGGAAAACCAGCTGCTTTTGGCCACCGAAAGGGCTGAAAACGCCAATGCTGCCAAAAGCCGTTTTCTTTCCCGCATGAGCCATGAACTGCGAACCCCCCTCAATGCCATTCTGGCTTCGGCTCAAATGCTGCAGATGCGAGGCTTGGAAAAGCCTCAGGAACGAGGGGTTGGGCGCATTCTGAATGCAGGCCGTCACCTGCTCAGCCTGATCGATGACATTCTGGACCTCTCACGCATCGAAACTGGCAATCTGAACATCACTTTGCAGGATGTGTACCCCTACAGTGTGATGGAGGAGGCTCTGGACATGGTGCGCCAGCAGGCAGAAGTCCACCAGATCCAGCTTGAGATGGAGTTGTCAGAGTTGCCCAGGGTCCGCACCGATCAGGCCCGCCTGAGGCAAATTCTGGTGAACCTGCTCACCAATGCCATCAAATACAACCATGCTGGAGGTCGGGTCAAGCTTTATCCCGAGCGTTTCTCTGGTTTTCTGCGCCTGCATGTGCAGGACACGGGCATTGGCATTTCAGATGAGCACAAGCAAAGGGTGTTCATGCCCTTTGAGCGTTTTGGCAGCATGACCGAATCTGCACAGGGCACTGGAATTGGTCTGGCCCTCAGTCGGACTCTGGCGGAACACCTGCATGCACGCATGGGCTTTGAGAGCACATTGCACGAAGGTTCTGATTTTTACATTGACCTGCCCCTTGCTGAGCAATTCGACACCGTCTGGGTGCTTGCTTGTCCTGAGTTCTGTGAATACCTGCATCGCAACCTGCCCGATCTGCCTGTAAAATGGCAGAGTTGTGCTCCCAAGGACCTTCCAGAGCTGGCGCCTTTTGTTTTGAACCCGGAAGCCTTGCCCGGTCCATCCCATTGGATGTCAGATGTTCCAGAAGAATTGGGGGCATTGAAGCGTCAGTTGGCAGAGCGCTGGAACTTGTTCTGA